In Pan troglodytes isolate AG18354 chromosome 21, NHGRI_mPanTro3-v2.0_pri, whole genome shotgun sequence, one genomic interval encodes:
- the FAM209A gene encoding protein FAM209A, with translation MASPSAHHNVWIKQMKNKNMMASPSKARGLERVPWQGIGTPSCPSSLSDCLLEMPPSPFESSSRATPVTCNLCPEIITMARVASAQGLCDITKGLAPGAQSPSCEGKQTRHEQLPSPSLLTMWTLKSSLVLLLCLTCSYAFMFSSLRQKTSELQRKVQYGEHFRIRQNLPEHTQGWLGSKWLWLLFAAVPFVILKRQRDSEKNKEQGPPGLRGGQLHSPLKKKRNASPNKDCAFNTLIELEVELMKFVSKVRNLKRAMATGSGSNLRLRKSEMPADPYHVTICEIWGEESSS, from the exons ATGGCATCTCCCTCTGCTCATCACAATGTCTGgatcaaacaaatgaaaaacaaaaacatgatggCCTCTCCCAGCAAAGCTCGAGGGTTGGAAAGAGTCCCCTGGCAGGGAATTGGCACCCCGTCGTGCCCATCCTCTCTCTCTGACTGCCTGCTGGAAATGCCCCCATCTCCCTTTGAGTCCTCCTCCCGGGCGACCCCTGTGACCTGTAACCTCTGTCCTGAAATCATCACAATGGCCAGGGTGGCCTCAGCTCAGGGCCTCTGTGACATCACCAAGGGCCTGGCACCAGGTGCCCAGTCTCCCAGTTGCGAGGGCAAGCAAACCCGTCATGAGCAACTCCCTTCCCCATCTCTGCTCACCATGTGGACGCTGAAATCGTCCCTGGTCCTGCTTCTGTGCCTCACCTGCAGCTATGCCTTTATGTTCTCTTCTCTGAGACAGAAAACTAGCGAACTCCAGCGGAAGGTGCAATACGGAGAGCACTTTCGGATTCGGCAGAACCTACCAGAGCACACCCAAGGCTGGCTTGGGAGCAAATGGCTCTGGCTTTTGTTTGCTGCTGTGCCGTTTGTGATACTGAAGCGTCAAAGAGACAGTGAGAAGAATAAG GAGCAGGGTCCTCCTGGCCTTCGAGGCGGCCAACTTCACtctccattaaagaaaaaaagaaatgcttcccCCAACAAAGACTGTGCATTCAATACCTTAATTGAACTCGAGGTGGAGCTTATGAAATTTGTGTCCAAAGTGCGGAATCTTAAACGTGCCATGGCAACAGGTAGTGGCAGTAACCTCAGGCTTCGAAAGTCAGAGATGCCTGCAGATCCATACCATGTCACGATCTGTGAAATATGGGGAGAAGAAAGCTCTAGCTGA